The nucleotide window TCACTCTGCCCACTTCGATCAGTCCTATCTTTCAAAGCCCAGTGAAAAGATTTCTCTGAGTCCTCTAAATCTACTCAACCTCATTTCTTAAAACCCTTCTAGCCTGACCATACctatatatgtttgtatttcctattttatttggGAGTTTGGGTTGAGTGGCCTCTAAAGTCCCATTCAACTGCAGACTTCTGAAAATGATGCCTACCCACGTGTCAAATCTTCTACAGTAGATCTTCACCTTCTTCTTCAAGTAGAGCTAAGGAGAGGCTTGAGCATACATGGGCCTCAGCACCAATTTGCAGAGAGTGAACACAACCAACTGCTCATGGGAGTGAATGTGTTCTGTGATCTTCCATTTAAGAAACACACAGgcctttatttttactttttcaaagtgGAAGCAGCCCCCTCCTGCCCATTATACAAGCAATATACTTAtggtcaagtaaataaaatattacataaattttttaagtaaaaaaggaaaatcacccACAATCCTTCTCTTCAAAGATAACTGCTATTAAAGTATTCTTTCAGAGTTTCTgctatatacaaatatgtatgttTCAATAGGGCCTTCTGGAAACCCCATGTTGATCCCTTAAATAGAATCAAACAGAACAGTGGGAGGTTCCAACCTGGGATTTGTAGCTTGTAAGGTATTCACTTGCCACATTGCACATATTTGACTGGACCATATGAAAACCACTGATATTCAGCTGCTTTTGACCTACAaacacaatttattatttaaccTAGTGTATGTGAAACCCAGAATGTCAGAACTGGCAGAGCCTTTACAGACTTTGAGGTCTTACTATTCTATTGTGCCAAAGAGAGAAAAGTATCAGACAGAGAAGTAATCCGCCAGTTCATGTACCAGAATCCTTCTACTGAATCAGGTACCTACCTTGCATACTCTTCTTTTAAGCAGCTCAGCCAcactgaggcttttttttttttttaaagattttatttatttattcatgagagacagagagaagcagcctccatgcagggagcttgacgtgggactcgatcccgggactccaggatcatgccccgggccgaaggcaggcactaaactgctgagccacccagggatccctatatactCTCCTTCTTTTAATTTGATAATCCTCTAGGTGTAATAATAATCTTCAAGAAGCAGATTTCAATTTGGTATCAGAAAATTTCTCATAGAATCTCATCAAATCAGAAGAGGCTGTGTTAGAGGTAATGATTGGAGATGTGGCTGGGAAGGACACTGTGACATGGCTGGAGCTAAAAGGCCTCAATATTCAGGGGTCCACATTTGCATGGCTTCTTAGGACTTTAGAAGGGGTCCTAGTAATGTATTAGCATGGCAATATGTTTTTTGTAATATTTGCAAAAGCaggatattttttaattctttttcttaaggaGGGCCCCCAGAATCATAGAAGTTTCAGGCCTGGATCCTATTCTGTATGGTGGCCCAGTTTTGAAAAGCAGTAGGCAAGGAAACCAGAATTCCTAGGTCCTAGTTTATAGCCCTGCTCTGGCCCAAATGGCTAGAATCATACTTACTTTGCTTCCCTCATAGGGGGTAAAATCACAAATGTTAAATATCTTAGAACacataaaaaatgtgaacaaacaTAAATAAGTCATATTACTCAGATTCTTACGGTGATATGGGAGAATCTCTGCTGCTTTTCATGGCTGTTGAAGATAACACATCAAAAAATGTGTCCTCAGTGCATCTTCCTGTTTCATTTCCCTCTGTTAcaacttccttttctccttcctccagccTCTAGGCCCCAACCCCCAGCCACTGGACGAATCATTGGTTATTATCTTTTGCAACTTCTATATATTTGTTCATGGGGCTCCCACTGTTTATAAAGTCTATCTTTACtggaaaacaaaatctttacCAACAAGGCCCAGGTCTGCcagcccctctcctcccactGTATTGATGACCTCCCTTAGGACTATTTCTTGTTAAtcttacagatggggacactgaggcctgATGTGGTCCATAACTGAGTTCCAGTGTCTTGATGTTCGGCCATTCCCAGGCCCCTAGCATCAGATCATAGACACACGGTTCTTGATATACACATGATAGGGGTCACTGCGTTTGTCCACTTTGCGGGAGCGGGTATATCCCAGGATGAGGCTGCCCACGGTGGCAGCAAATAGAAACATGACAAAGAGAATGTACATGTAGGAGTTGTCATCACGGCCAGGTAGGCTGGCCCGCCGCTCCCCAGTCAGGTTGTCTGACCCTGGCCGGCAGAGCAAGTTGCTGTGAAGAGTGGCGTTTAGAGCCTTCAGCACTGCGTGCAGGCTCTCATACCAGGTCTCAGTCCCGTTGGTGGTCTCCATAGCAACAGAGATCCGGAGTGGGAGCAAGGAGGCCGCTCTGTTGGTTACAGAAAAGAGAGGGGAGTGGCTTCTGTCACCTGCAGTTTGAATTCCCGCCCAACCCCTGTAGGCCCCAGCTAAAATCCCAATGTCACAGTTTATTTGTCTGTCTTCTCCATTAGACTATAAGGTAGGGACCATATCTGTTTTATTAACTGCTATACAGAAGCACATAAGACAGCGCTGAACAGATGCTCAGTATAAACTTGTGGAATAAAGCCTTCCTTCACCACTGTAACACATATTAATCTTTCTTTGGATTCTATAAATCACTGAGCTTTGGGCTTCAAGGACCTTAGGGGTTATTTATTCTAACTGCTTCCATTTTATACACAAGGAAACCAAGACCGAGAGAGAATTAACTGGCCTGTCCATGATCAGAGAATATTGGAAGTAGAGCCAAGACAAGAGTCCCTCTCTGTGATGGCCAACTTAGAGCTCCTTTGGCTCCTGGGCCAGCTATCAGCAGGAATGTGTGGCACAATCAGAAGACATTCCCCAGAATCCTCCTTCaacacagttctttttttatattccacaggGAGCATTTACAAGAGAGGATGGCTTAGATTTCATCTTACCTGGAGGCCAGAGGCTCAGTCGTTTGATCTCTCAAGTGTCCTATGTCACAAACACTCTAGATATTCCTACCTATTGGGGACAAATTCTGTTGGAAatgaggtgggtggtgggggaagcagggagaggcTGATAATCACTGCAGACACCAGGGAAAAGAACAGGGTtgggctgaggggaggggagtgaaAGCATCACTCAGTCCGATTTGGAGTTTTACCTACCCAGAGAAAGAACACAGGCATCTCAACTATCctgctttgagaaaaaaaagtcactgtatactggtatataataaatgtttctttttcttcctctcagagATTCTTAGTCTACAGAGTAATATCCAAAGACAGCCTTGTATCCTAGTCTCTAAAAAACCATGTCATTCCTTTTAAACAAGGCTCCACACTCACTTCTTTCAGGAATACTTCATTGAGTGCTCCCTACCCCTTAACCATATTCCACAAGCTTTATCAGTGCAGCCTTTCCTTTTAGCCAGCACTTATGTATAAGGCAATATGTGGCTATTCTCTTGTTATTGATAAGGGTATCAGCAGACTACATGCTCCTGgtcagcagggctgtgtctcTCCCTAAAGTCTAGAGGACTACCCTGAGACTAGCTGGGTGTTGTGCTTCCCTCCAGGGTCTACCTTGTGACTTGCTGGGTGTTCTTTCAATGGTCTCCAGTAAAGATGGCTACTTtagggacttttttcttttcttttttttttttttaatttttttttaaatttttatttatttatgatagtcacagagagagagagagaaagagaggcagagacacaggcagagggagaagcaggctccatgtaccgggagcccgatgtgggattcgatcccgggtttccaggattgcgccctgggccgaaggcaggcgccaaaccgctgcgccacccagggatccctttagggACTTTTTCCATAGGCCATACACACTCAGAGTTCACTGACTGGTTTCAAAGCCTTCCTTTATCTAGGTAGAGTTGTCAACCAACCAAAGTTAACAAACTTGACTATTACCCAGTTCTCTTTCCCAGAAGAGATGACAGTTATGACCATGGCCAATGTTTATGAATGCAAAAGAAGAATCTCAAAAACACAGCAATCACCCAGGACTGGCCTACATTTCATGCAACGCCtttgggggctccctgctctgtggtgCTTGGACTACCTTGTCTGtatagaggaaaggaagagaacaagGGCTCATGGAATTAAGATCCAGGAGGCAGAGGTTCTCATCTACTACCCCACTTGTCAGGTAAGAAATTTGTGCCTTCTTCATCCTTCTTATCGACCAACGGAAGGCAGTAGCAGCAGCACAATGAATTAATGGCTCAACTAATCATTCAGCCAGTCATCATTTATGTAGGCCCACTCTTGGGCAGGCCTCATGCTGGGAGCTTGAGGCAGCTCGAACCCAGTCCCTGCACTTAGAGACATACTGCCAGCTGATCCATAATGCAAGGGACAAGCCAGGGGCTACTGGGGCttaaggaaagaagggaaaaattctGATCAGAGCTCAGAGAGTATTCAGACTGATGGAGGCATTTGAGTTGGACCTAAAAGGATTTTTAGGAGGTAGAGAAGGCAAGAAACATAAAGAGGTAAACAAGCATGACAAGAATGTTCAGAAGAATAGAAAGTAGCATAAAGGGGTTGGAGTGTAAGATGTGTGGAAGGATAAAATAGGACATGGGATAGAGAAACTGCCCTGGATTAGATTATGGAGGGCCTTGACTGCCACACTGCAGAGTTAGAACTTTATCCTGTAGTTGGGGAAGAACCAAgggacaatattttaaaagagggaTGCAATGATCAGATTTGTGTTTGAAAGGACATTCTGGCTGCTATGTGGACTGGAGGGGACAAGAATtgaggcagggagcccagtgacaAGGGCCTTGAAAGAGTTCAGGTAGAAGACACAGAGTCCTGTGCTGGGGCCATGGGGTAACAAGGTGGGGGCCAGAAGAGAGGTGAGATATGAGAGACATGTGGGGATGGGTTTAGGGAAGAAAGAGCCTCGGACTTTTTACAAGGAGATAACAGACAGATGGGGTGCCTGGAAGAGCCCACTTTGAAAGAAATGAGCTTCTTGCCCTGTTTGggcttttgtttcctcatctgtcaaaatGATTTTCAATCTGGAATTATTCaataggtacagagtttcagttttgcaagatgaagaagttctagagatctgttgcatGATAATGTGAATACAGTTAATACTACTGAGCTGtatacacttgaaaatggttaataGGGTAAAGtttatgtgttgttttttttttaccacaattaaaaacaacaacaaagagaagACTATCAtgcctgccctgcctcccttGCTTTAGCACACAGTTTTATTAtggtcaaaaaaaatttttaatcctaTTCTCCACTTTTGAGaagtaaatacatatacacaatacATACAATGAAGATGAAGCTTCCCTGTTCCCAGTGGTCCAGGACTCTTTCCCAGAGCAGTTTTCTTAGATGTCCTTGCAAGGCAGTTTTAACTGACAGGACAGAGGAAGGGCAACTTGAATCTGGAATACTCACCAAATAACAGGTAAATCCTCTGGCTTGGAGTCAGTTTCAGGAATCTCCCTGTGGGTGCCTCTGAATTTTCCTGAGGGCTCTTCAGCCCCTCAGCCTCTTCAGGGTGTCTCTTGACACATCTGGGGTCTCAGTATTGACTTTGGGAGCTGGGAAAGTCCCAGAGCTGGAAAGCAGGGGAGGcggcaggaaaggaaggaatcaGACACACAGAAAACTCTTCAGAACCAGGGTGGATCTCCCAAGGCTGGGGCCCCAAGAGTTGTGCAATAGCCTTGCTGTGGGTACtaacccccacccacttcccctccccttcctgcagCAGCTGGGTCAGGCCAGTCTAGGGTTGCAGTTACAGGAACTGTGCAGTGGCCAAGGGATGTCTGATTGCTGCCACCCAGCTCCAGGCCTGCAATGTCAGGGTGACTTTATGAGAAGCCTCAGTTTAACACGTGGGCTCTCGCTCAGGGACTAGCTAATAGTGCAGACGAAAATATTCCCTTTAACAAGCATACAGGTATCTTAGCAGAAGCCTCTAAAAGGTTGACAGAGGCTGAGACCCAAGGGAATGATGATGGCAGCTGGCAGTCGGTCAATATTTTACATAGGAACAAATGATGTTCCCAATGAACCTATTTGGAGAGACTGGGTAAAATATGGTCACAGCATCAGCATTATCTGTAGCACAGCTcattgtgaaaattaaagaagaaaattgcaATGCCTGACACTAGACGCTGCACAGATGTggtggcagttttatttttgcaATGCAGAGGCTGGTAGGATCTTCAGAGTCCATCTAGTCTAATCTCTAATTAATCTTCTTCATCTTACAGTGAAGGAAATGCTGTCTTGGTTCAGCTGTTACTTGTGTGACGTAGGGCATGTGACTTTTCTAGGGCTCAGCTTCtgtctgcatctgtaaaatgaaggggtTTTATCTACATAATCTGGTAAGATCAGCTCTAACATCCCACGAGGGTACAAATCACAAAACTACTCTTTGAGACTATGGGACATAGGATATAGGTTGGTGGAAGAGACATTTGGCCCCTAAATCACAAGATAGAAAAGGCTGCAGACCTTGTTCTCACAGATTAAGGTTTGTAACTAAGCCCCAGGACTGAGTTACACTGAATATGCCTGACTAGATAAACTGAGAGCCAAATCGATTGACtagttcatttttcctcttaACAGCCATTCTGCCCAGGTGATCTAGACAGGGAAGGAAGCAGCCTCTGTGCAGAAAATGGGGTCGAGGGACAGTGTGGGGGACAGGGTGGGCGCTAAGGTAGGGTTCAGTGAGGGGACTAAAGGTTCATGAAACCATTCATCCTTCACatcttcctcctggggcctctctGGATAGACCCGGATGTTTGTGGTTCTGACAGGAGAAGCAAAGAAACCACTATTACACACATTTAGGTCCTGGATTGGGGTAGGAATGAGGGCCTGGGTACATGGGCATTGTGCTGggtcaagagagacagagagcagataAAGAGACAGGTTGATTCTCTTTGAACTGCCTCTACATCCAAGGATTGGCCATTGGCATCACTAAGAattttgttcctctttctcaacTCCTTGGCTTCACTCATCAAGATAGTCACTGATTATGAAGTTCATAATGGGGGAGATGGAGCTCTGCTCTGTAGAGTTCTTAACTTGAAACAGAAGATAGGCCAGTAAGGAAGGAAGGTGAACAGTGACTGACCAtgctgaaagatattttaaagattatttagaaTCTAGATTCTAGGTCAACTCCTTCATTttgtagatggggaaactgaagctccAGGAGGGAAGGTGACTTGCACAAAATGGCATGGTTAGTGAAGGGCAGATCTCTCATGAGAACCAAGATCTTTGGAGGTATGTGCTGTTCGGGTGCTCCTTCCACTACCAATGGCAACATTCCCTGGCAGCATCTGAGCTGTGCATCACACCAAACACAGCCTCCTCATGTTCTGAGGTCCCAGGTCCTCTACCTCCATACTACTGCTTTTTTCTGGCTGCACATTCTCACCAATCAAAGATCTGGCAAGGGGGGCAGTTGGCATGTTTTAGAAGAGTTAACCTTTCTTTATAATCTCACCTCCTATGGTCCATTCTGCTCCAGACTCACTCCTGTTCCCCCACACAAGCCAGGAGTACTCTCTTCCTCCACACTCTGTTGCTATTTCCTGCACATTAACAGGTTCTTcctgaatgttcctttttttttttttttttaaatgtaagctctatgcccagcatagaggggcttgaactcctgaccctgaaatcaagagtcacatgctctaccaactgagccagccaggtgccccatccttaAATGTTCTTGACTTGAACTCACAGGTGTCTAAGGTGGAGGTAGAAGTATAAAGCTGTGATCTGAAGGATGAGCTGAGCATCTTAGGTTTTCTTCCAGGTTTTTCTGGGAAAAAGTAAAACTctaccattgtttttttttgtttccccacTGCTATATTTCAGCTACTCTTTCAGAATGAATGAGTTAAGTGCCTGGAAATGTGGTAAAGAGAGGCAAGGGGGGGAAACACACAAGGAAGATAGGGGATCCAAAGACaaccctggagaccagggttgTCACCACCATTGACTGGGGAGCCAGTGGAGTCAGAGAGGAGTTAAAGGAATGGAACTTAACACAGAGTTGGAAGGACACACAGGAATAAAATCTGAGTTGGAAGGGATCTTAATATTCATGTTGTTGGTACAACCTTCATTCAACCAGAGGAAAGTAGAGCACCCCTCCCTGAGGAGATCACCTGTGAAAGGTCTCACAGCCCAGGATGGGTAGTGCTGGGACCACAAATAGGTATCCCATCCACAGACCTACTTTTAGTTTCCTGTTTTCTGTAGGACAGTCTAACTAACCTCCTCAGATTGTCATTTAAGCTTCTTTGGATGTGACTCTGCCTTTAGTCCCATCTCACCACAGCTCTACCCAGTGCCCTGTGCCATATGATACTGAGCTACAGGCCATTCTCCAAACATTCTTTGCACATGCACTCTTCTCGCCTTTGTTTATGCTGTTTTCTTAGGCAAAGGAGTCCCCTTCctctttttaatctttctggtgaactcctattcatccttcaagacccaGCTCCAATGTCACCTCTATAGACCCTCTCCTGAGacacccctgccccttccccactccctagCCAGTTAGTCTCTCCCTCTTGTCTGTTCCTAAAGTGCAGTGCATAAACCCTATTCAAGCACTATGCTGTACTGaaactatatgtgtgtgtgtgtgtgtgtgtgtgtgtgtgtgtgtgtaggcattGATACATATAAATAGGTATGTTAAACTATGTGCTGTGAGGTGTGAGGGCAAGGACCTTTGCCTCATACATTTCTTTGTTCCCTGGACCtgagcacatagtaggcacttattCAAGAATAAGTGAATCAATGCCTCTTCTTATTAGACAATCCCCCATCTGGCACACATAACACACTCATGAAAACAACTTACAGTACTTAAAGCAACTTCCAGAGCAGAAACAGATACCATTTGGTTTGGGAAAGGGGAGTGCAAAATAAAGAAGCTATCTTGGTCAGGTAGAGAAGAGACTCAAAGAAGGAAGAATTCTAAGCCTTCTTTGGAAGCCCAGACATTCCCTGTACCTGTACTCCATGCAATCCAAAGGGCAAACATTCTTGGCCCCAAAACACTAACGGTGGTTTTGCCACCCTGTTCCCTGTGTACCTACCTAGGGTGTGGCCACACACACCCACCCATTGCATACACACAGTCCAATTTCCAGTCACCCAGCCTGTGATCTTGCCTTTCATGTGTGCCTCTGATGGTTCCAATCTTGACCATATGcttggctatgtgaccttgagcactGCCTTTATTTCCTCAGAAATTCATATATGAGATGGGGATAATTATCCCTGCCCTGTCTACCTTACATGGGAACTGGGGGAGACAACAGAGGGGAAGGTGTTTTAGAAATTGCCaagtattggggatccctgggtggctcagcggtttggtgcctgcttttggcccagggcgcgatcctggagttccgggattgagtcccacgtcgggctcccagcatggagcctgcttctccctcgtcctgtgtctctgcctctctctctctctctctcataaataaataaataaatcttttaaaaaaatttgccaaGTATTATAGAAACATAAGAGAGAATTACTAGCAGTTCAGgccaatttccttttctgtttccctaCCCCCAACTCCAGATTACCAAGAACAGCCATCCCTATAttgctcctccccccttcctttgGTTCTCTATCCTCAGGAGAAGCCAGTAGTTCTTATGACTCTTCTTGATTCCCAGACACACTTTCCTCCTTCAAAAACCTTCCTTGGAGTGCCTGGgaggtgcagtcagttaagcatccaactcgtaGTTTtatctcaggtcctgatctcaggattgtgagataagTCCTTCTTTGGGctcgtgctcagcatggagtctgcttgagatttttttttctccctctccttctgcccctcctgttcattctctttctctctctaaaataaataaacgtatcttttaaaaaaataagtcttcctTATTTCTCATACTCTGATCAGCCCTGTAGTCCCTTTTCATTTAACGGTACCATTTGGTAGTCCTGGGGTTGATGGAGAACATACCAGAGCTGGAATCAAGAGACATGCCCCTATTTGGCCATGTCTAGACATGTGTCTTGGTTAAGTCATGTTTCCACTCTAGGCTTCATATTCCCCATCAGTAAGATGGGAGTTTTGTCTTACCTCCTAGTAGGTATTTGGAACATCCATGCATTTAGTTTATGGATAGAAATGTGTTTTGAGATGTGTGGACTTAGTGAGGGATGAAGAAGGTTGTTGGCTATCATAAGGAGTCAAGAAAATCTGAAAGCAGTTCCCATGCCTCAAGCAGGGGTCTCCTCCATTTGGAACCAGCAAAGAGGATGGATCTCAGGAGATAATGAAGAGCTTACACATTTACCACGCATCTTTGTAGGTAAAATGGAGATACCCCTGGACTCGAAGTGAGGAGACTTGGGCTCTGCTTCTCCTGGTATGTCCCTGGGCAAGctatgcccccccccccgggcctcagtttccccacacaCAAATTGGtgaagagtggggaggagggatagGAGGAGATGCTCTTCACGGACCCTCACACAAGGGTCTGTCTGAACTCATCTGCTTTCTAAATAAAAGAATCCCAAGTCCAGACCTTGTTCCTCTCATGTCACATGGAGTGTACAGGCAACTGGACTAAGAGGCTCATTTTATAGGTAGTGACCCAGGCAAAGAAAGTACAAGGCGTACAGTAGGAGACTTGCACGGGTTTACACAATCTGTAAAATAGAACCCGGTCTCCTGACTCCTAGCCTACACCTCTGTTACTAGCAGGAGAAGGCGTCTTTGGGAGTCCCCAGGCGCGGGGCACAATGCAATAGCGAATGGGCAAGTCGGCTCCGGCTCCGCAGAGCAAGCAGCTCCCGCCAAACAAGAAGACCGCGCAGGGTCCGAAGGCCATTTCTGCGCGTGCATTCGCTGCGGCCCCGCGGGTGTTCGCATGCATACCTGTGGACGTGGAAAGAGCTTTCAAGCCTCCCTCCTGAAGCCTCTGAGTGCCGGTGCAAACCCCCGTGGCTTTCAGGCTGGAACTGCCAGGCTCCCAGCTCTGCACTCCCACGCGGGGCCCCGGGATCCCTGCACCTCAGTTCTGTGAGCCGTCCCCCACCTCCGGTCGGGGTTCTCGACGGAGTCGGGTAGACCCCTAACTTCCATCCCCCGCTGCAGCGCAGCCTTCCCGACCCTGCCAGTGCGCCTTACCTGCCTCTTGGCAAGACTCCGAGGGGCGCCGGTCTCTAGATAGTACCCCGCACTCTGTGCCCCTGGGTGCCCCCCGCACAGCAACCCTCCGCGCTGGGTCTGCCTGTCTGCACAGTCTGCGTCCCGACCTGCCCTCTGCTCCCTTTAACCTTTCCCAGGGCGCCtcctcccccggccccgcccggcccccagCACACCCACTTCTCCCCAGGCTGGTTTCGGGCGCCTCCGCCCAGAGCTACTTGGCCCCACACGGCCGGCCGGCTGTGGGCTCCGACCCTTCCGTCCCCTGCAGCGCCTGCTTCCTGGACCGGAGACCGAGTGCCTCTCACTTGGCTTCAGCTCGCCCAGCCTCAGGCTGATCTAAACGCAAGGCTGAGCGTTGGGTGTTGGTGGAATTAGGCTTTGCTCCTAAGTGGCTGTGTGGTGGTTGGCAAATCACTGCTCCTCACTGGGCCATAGCTTCTTCGctgtaaaatgggtaaaattC belongs to Canis lupus baileyi chromosome 23, mCanLup2.hap1, whole genome shotgun sequence and includes:
- the KCNE3 gene encoding potassium voltage-gated channel subfamily E member 3, encoding METTNGTETWYESLHAVLKALNATLHSNLLCRPGSDNLTGERRASLPGRDDNSYMYILFVMFLFAATVGSLILGYTRSRKVDKRSDPYHVYIKNRVSMI